CACTAACATATTTTGAATAATGTCAATTTCCAAAGTAAAACCTAATTTGGACAATGAAAAAACAAACTGTTAGAATTTTTATGACTTAATTTACTTTTTACACCTTTTAAATGATTTAAGCTAGGAATTACTTCTCATGATTTTATAAGGAATTCAAATTTACTATAAAAGAACTGAACTTTTTTATGTGCAAAGGAAAATATACAGTTCATTGTTAGCACAAAGATAGCACTACCAATCTACATACAGAGCGGACATACATTTCACATCATCAGCTTCACAGCAATTGTCAACATAATCCCTTAGTTTTGTATTTTCTGCAGTGTTCTGGTTTTGAAGGTCAGGTGCCCTGACAATGATGGAATGTCTTGGATCTAAGTTGGAACATGCTGGAATGTCACACATAGAATGATCAGAAGCAAGATTTCCATCCATTTCTGACATATTTGTATATCCTGATTTTGTTGGAGTCGCATTGTCTGTTGATTGGTCTTCTTCTAACTGTTCCTGTTGATTTTCATCAAGTGCATTTTCTGACATTTCATCATTGTTTGAATCCTTTGACACACTGCTTTGGGAGTTTGATTTGACAGTAAGTAAATTGTTCATCTCAAACTGACTTTTGTGTTTCATCCACCAATCTTCGCACTTTTTGTGAAATGATTCACGTAACGATGGGTCAAAGTCCAGCAATAGTTTAATGTCCTGATCTGGGTTTTCACTTtcagttgtgttttgttgttgatcAGGGATGTCTACAAAGTCCTCAGGCTTGCTGTTGTTAGGTGCATCTTCCTGGAGACTTTCCAGGTTTTGTGATGTCAGCTCACAGGATGTAGTGTCTACATAGTCGTTAGCCTTGCTGTTGTTAATAACATCTTCCTGTAGTAGACTTTCCTGGTTTTGTGTCGTCTGCTCGCTGTAGCTGGTGTCTGCGGGATCTGTCGTACCACTGTCAACACTGCTTTCGTTTGGATTTGTCTTCCTTGGAAACTGAGACGAGACAATGTCTTCTATgatttgtatgatttttaacaATGGAGCCACTGACTGTGGTGAAGACTTGGGTTGTTGGTAATTCTTTTGGTCTTTGTTTTTCGTTTCAGTTTTTAGCACTGGTGTCTCCGAATGTTGTGCAGACTTGGTTTGTGGAGAATTCTCTTGGTCTTTGCAGTTGTTTGTTACATCTAGTTTTTCCATCATGTCCTCAGATCTCCTTTGATTAATTCTTCTAAACTTGTTTGGCGTTTCAGAATCACATTTTGATGCATGTCTTTTCCGAATATTTCTTTCGATGGTTTGATTTACAGAAGAATTTTGCTCACAATTCACAATATGTGCTTGACGCAATCCCTGTAAGTGTTCCATTTGGTCATTCATTCTGTCTCTATCTGAAGTTTCCGCTTGTTGCAGAAGTGAAGCTAATGATGGAGACAATTTCTGCCCTCTTCCTTTACATTTTTGTCTTAGATCATGGAATTCATTCGGTGTGGCCCCTGACAACGTGGACTGTTCCTCATGTGAAACAGACGTAAACTTTTTGTTATGGAATTCACTTGGAGTCATACCCGATAACGGTGAATATTCATCTTGAGAAACAGACATGGTTTCCTTATTCAGAGATGCACAATGATTCATTGTTTGAGCCCTGGATAATGTCCTTCCCATATATGGAAGCTGACCTTTGAGACCAGGGTTTATTCTGTGTAGTGGATTGAAAATCTCCTGTGGTGTATAGCTATTGTCTCTAGCATTCATATGAGGCTGATAATTGTGATATGTGCCAGAAGATTTGTCCATTTCAAAGGATGGATGTTTGTATCCTTGGGAAGTCAGATGTTGTGCTATTGGTGGCACCATTCTTGGCACTTCACTGACCGCTTGACCAGGATCTGATACTATTCCTCTTGTGTCGTTTCCCGATAAATGTCCATGTTGGGCTGGTGGCCCCATGTGATTGGGGTCCATGTACCTTGATGCAATGGTGTTTGTGTACAGATAATCCCATGGAGATACATGTTGCCCTACAGTAACAGGATATCTGCTTTGATGATAATAGCTTAATTGCTGGAAATGATGACTTAAAGGGTCAACACCATGCTGTAGAAAGTTCTCCATATGACGAAATGATGGGTCCTTTGCTTTGTCAACATTTGTTCTTAAGAGCAAAGTCTGGTCATCAAATGGATTTCTGATTGTAAACTCTGTTTCTGTTGATGTTTGTATGTTTAGTGGCTTCATGACAGGGTTGAAGTGACAATTTGATGTTCCTCTTCTTATGATATCTGTCATCATTCTTGGTGTACGTGTCATCATGTTTGGTGTATGTGTCATCATGTTCGGTGTAGCTGTCATCATATTTGGTGAACCCTGGGTATGTGACATCACATTTGGTGTATATGATACCACATTTGGTGTGGTCACAGGCAGAGATGGTTCCATTGTTTTAGGCTCTTCATCTTCTTGCATGTCATGTTGTATTTGATCAGATACAGGACTTTGTGAAGTGTTGGTGGCTTTTTGTGTAACACTAGAACTGGTGTGGAAATTGTCATCATCATTTTCCTCCTGTAATAAGCCCTCTGCACTGTTTTCCATTCTTAGTGGCATTATCATTTGATCTAATGTCTTTGAGATTTCCTTTGTTTCAGTAGCACACATTGCGGTAGTGTTAGTCTGTTGAGGAAAGAATAATGGGTTGATCAAATTGATTCTCCGCTTCTCAACATCAAAATCTTCTAGGATATGAAGTTTTTTGTATGACCGAGAAGAAACCAAATGTTCCTGTAAGTCTTGAATCTGACTTAGATTCAGAGGTGAAGAAGAAGATCCTTTCACATACTTTTCTTTGCCAGCTTGTTTTTGTATGGAAGTACAAGGAAGAACATAGAACTTTCCATGGGGCGGTATACCTTTTAAGTATTTCTTAAAAATGTTGTATACCGAGTCACTTTCACCTGTGTCATAGAGTTTTCTCTCCTCTACTGAGAAAATCGGGGTTTTGTCCTCTGAGGACTTAGTTTCCTTGATATTTCCGTAGAATTTGATAAAATCTCCATCCTTGTCTGAGCTCAGGAGGTACTGGTTAGGCACTAAGGAACAGTGGGAGTCTACAGACTCAACACCAAAAACAAACGTGTTGAACGCATAGACTGCATGTAGAAGTCCAACAGGACTATCTAAGTCATCAAAATGCTTGTCCCAGAGTCGATTCTCAGGATtagtttgatcaaatgaattttCTATCTGTTTTCCTTTTCTTGAAACTTTTGAAGTCCTATAAGCTGTTTTTTGAAATTCTGGAAAATAGTTGTCATGACAAGCCATAAAGTTCAAATGTGGACATTTTAGGTTAATGACCAAATGAGCAGCTAATCCTCGGCAGATGTTGAGCGCCGATGCTTTCTTAAACGCTGTACCGTCTGATCGTGTCATGTTGGTAAAAAAGTCTTTCAGGTATTGATCCAGTTCCTGTTCGGAAACAACATCCAGAGTGCTAGCCTTGGGGATGGGCGGCTGTCCGAGTTCTCTCCTTTTATTAGCCTTTTTAGTCCACTTGTCCCAGGCGTTGACGCCCCATCCTTTGTATATATTCCAGGACTTGGGTACCTTCTTTGATTCTTCAGAGCCAAGACCAGCCATCTGTGGAAAACAAAAGTGACAAAATTATAGAAACATTGTCAGTATTTTTTAAatcgaggctgtgtggaaatgtcaacacaGACATAGCCAGCCAGGAgaacgttttaggattcctataatataaattaatctcTCCACATTCAGACCAATTTTGatgggaaattttatttttctattttatgaaaataaaaagattataCTGGATATCTTAAATAGCACTATTTTAACCGAATAGAGGTTCCCCAATAAGTGACTGTTgcttatcatgtttatcaaactcaaattagttaatttttaattttttttaaaaagtaactGCTAACAAGACTTTACATAATGATAAGGATGATAAATAACAGTCactcattttttaattaatgatgATGACTTCTTCAATTCTTTGTCAAAGAGAACTTATATTCTGAGTTTaaagtgattttattttcatttataaagaTGCCTGAAGACCTTATACATAACTGCCAagt
This genomic window from Argopecten irradians isolate NY chromosome 4, Ai_NY, whole genome shotgun sequence contains:
- the LOC138322016 gene encoding uncharacterized protein, with the protein product MAGLGSEESKKVPKSWNIYKGWGVNAWDKWTKKANKRRELGQPPIPKASTLDVVSEQELDQYLKDFFTNMTRSDGTAFKKASALNICRGLAAHLVINLKCPHLNFMACHDNYFPEFQKTAYRTSKVSRKGKQIENSFDQTNPENRLWDKHFDDLDSPVGLLHAVYAFNTFVFGVESVDSHCSLVPNQYLLSSDKDGDFIKFYGNIKETKSSEDKTPIFSVEERKLYDTGESDSVYNIFKKYLKGIPPHGKFYVLPCTSIQKQAGKEKYVKGSSSSPLNLSQIQDLQEHLVSSRSYKKLHILEDFDVEKRRINLINPLFFPQQTNTTAMCATETKEISKTLDQMIMPLRMENSAEGLLQEENDDDNFHTSSSVTQKATNTSQSPVSDQIQHDMQEDEEPKTMEPSLPVTTPNVVSYTPNVMSHTQGSPNMMTATPNMMTHTPNMMTRTPRMMTDIIRRGTSNCHFNPVMKPLNIQTSTETEFTIRNPFDDQTLLLRTNVDKAKDPSFRHMENFLQHGVDPLSHHFQQLSYYHQSRYPVTVGQHVSPWDYLYTNTIASRYMDPNHMGPPAQHGHLSGNDTRGIVSDPGQAVSEVPRMVPPIAQHLTSQGYKHPSFEMDKSSGTYHNYQPHMNARDNSYTPQEIFNPLHRINPGLKGQLPYMGRTLSRAQTMNHCASLNKETMSVSQDEYSPLSGMTPSEFHNKKFTSVSHEEQSTLSGATPNEFHDLRQKCKGRGQKLSPSLASLLQQAETSDRDRMNDQMEHLQGLRQAHIVNCEQNSSVNQTIERNIRKRHASKCDSETPNKFRRINQRRSEDMMEKLDVTNNCKDQENSPQTKSAQHSETPVLKTETKNKDQKNYQQPKSSPQSVAPLLKIIQIIEDIVSSQFPRKTNPNESSVDSGTTDPADTSYSEQTTQNQESLLQEDVINNSKANDYVDTTSCELTSQNLESLQEDAPNNSKPEDFVDIPDQQQNTTESENPDQDIKLLLDFDPSLRESFHKKCEDWWMKHKSQFEMNNLLTVKSNSQSSVSKDSNNDEMSENALDENQQEQLEEDQSTDNATPTKSGYTNMSEMDGNLASDHSMCDIPACSNLDPRHSIIVRAPDLQNQNTAENTKLRDYVDNCCEADDVKCMSALYVDW